Genomic window (Ammospiza nelsoni isolate bAmmNel1 chromosome 17, bAmmNel1.pri, whole genome shotgun sequence):
GGCGCCCAGAGCCTGCCTGGAGCGGCTGGAAAGGGATTTGGGCTCTGCCCCTAAGGCCCTGCTTTAGCTTTTGGTCAGCCACGATCAAAACCAATTGCTGGGGAAGTTGGAGATGGTCATTGTAGGTCCTTTCCAACTGCACTATTCCACTCCATTCTACCCCGTGTTCAGCGCTGCCAGCCctttcactgctctgctttTAAATATTGCCCTAAGATGGGGGTGCATCTCTCCTTTGACTGTTTTTAACACACGCTATCAGCAACTACGGCAATTAAGAGGCTTAATTAACATCTGAATCAGCCTTCTCGAACAACCCCCTTTTCAACAGTAGCATATAAGGGCGAAGGAGTTGAAAttctccctgtgagggtgggcaggccctggcacaggtgcccagagctgctgtggctgcccctggacccctggaagtgcccaaggccaggttggatggggcttggaccAGCCTGGGAGgatggaagctgtccctgcccatggaatgatTTGAGCTTTAAGGCCCATTCCACCCAAAagcattctgtggttctgtgaaggGAGCGCAGCCCTGGCTGAGGCTGTTTGTGGAGCTCCCAGGAGGATTTCActccagcagagctcctgtgctggGTTTCCCAGTGGCCCGTCCATTTCTCCCAGTAAGGACTGGGATGTGCAGACttggggcagcagagccagggcgAGGCTGTTCAGGCTCACACACTGCGCACCAGATGTTCCCCTTCTGCGGGAGGAGTGAATGAGAGCCCTGctggccccagagcagccccgggGACCCTGTGGGACTCTGCCACTTCTGTCAGAAGGTTAAATAAGATTTCAATTGAGTGACACATCACCGCGGACCAACTGCTTCCAAACTGCCTGCACTTAGACGGGCTCTGCTCCAGTGGGAGAGTTTAGAGCCGAACCTCCGTCTGCTCACGCGCTCcatgcagcccagcctggcctccctcctccctgccggCCACACTGCGCCGCTCTCGGTGCCTCTGCAGGGTCACTGTGACCTACTCAGCCAAGGAACTTGCCAAACCGGacaattttattgtttttctcatGGATCTCCCAGCCATTCGGGAATCACACCCCATCCGCGCGCGGCTGCAGCCGCTCCCGCAGCGCCACGGTCGCGCGTTGCCCCTCGGCTGTGCCCAGCCAGTCATCTCTGACTGCGTGTGTACCAACTGCAGGGAAGTAATTCGTTCGCTTGCAACATTAGAGGTGAATTAAACGCTGGATACTTGCTACCAGTCACTGGAGTAATTCTGCTCCTGAGTCCTTTcatgggagggaagggagggaaggaagggaaggaagggaaggaaataaGCCCTTTCGAGACCACAGAAAATTGCAAAAGGATGTTTCTTCCAACCCGACATGACAAAATTGAATTCCAAGCTATTTAATGCATGCACGAAACGCCATAGAGGAACCCAGCCCGAGCACTCCATCCAGCACGACAGGGAAGGGGGTTCGGAACACAAGCATCGCTCCGGCACTAGCTCAGTGCTTCCAGCTGCGGCCTTCCAGGCGATTCCACCGAAAGGTAATACCGGGTAAGGGTTCTCACGGACAGGGCTATCGCCAGCATTTCCATGGACACACAGCTATGGGAACACTGCGGTTATGATCACACGAACGATGGAGACCTCGGGAAGCCGCTGTGCCGGGGGCTGGAGCCCGCTCAGTCTGTGGGACACCAGGGCCGGGGTCCCAGCGCGGCCCCGTCCCCTCCCCTCGGGGGTCCCGCTCCCACTGCAGGTGCAGCGGCCTGGCCCGGCCAGTGGCATTTCAGGAGTGAAAAACCAGCCCCACGGGCAGGGGCACGGGGAGCCTCCGGGTTTGTCCTTAAAAACGGGGTTTCACAGGTTACACCGTCACGAGGGTGATGCCATGCAGCCTGGCCACGGCCCAGCCCGCCTCAGACCGGCGTGGTTCGTCTGTTGGCCGGGTTGTTGTGCAAAGACTCCTTGAACTCTTTGGGGATGGAGTTGTGGACCTGTAAAAAACCGTGGTCCCGCTCCGAGTTGAGCAGCGTCCCCATGGTGACCTTGGAGGGATCCCTGGAGAGGGTGAACATGGAGATGTCGGTGGAGGGGATGGTGCTGAACCCTTTGCTGATGGGCGACATGTCCCGGGAGCGGGGCTCGGTGGAGCGGGAGCTGGACCGCCGGCGGAAGCGGTACCTGTAGGGCGGCAGGCGGGTGAAGGCCGACCTCTTGAGCAGCTCCGAGTGCGACCTGGCGCGGATCTGGCGGTGCTTCTCGATGTACATGTGCACGGCGATCACGCCCACCATCTCGGCGATGATGAAGGACAGCGCCCCGAAGTAGAAGGACCAGCCGTAGGAGTAGCTCTTCTTGGAGTCGCTCTGCCCCGGGTCCCCCGCGTTGGCCGAGATGTACACTATGATCCCGATGATGTTGCTGAGACCTGCGGGGGGACAAGTGGGGCAGGTGGTCACCTGAGTGGCAGAAGCGGATGGGGGAGACGTGTCCCCATGGGGCACCAACCCTCTGCCAGCACACTGGGACCAAACCCCCTTGCAGACCGCTACTGGTCTCCCAGAACACCCTTATATTCCCTTGCACAATTATTCCTTACACATTCCCTTGTCCCTCCTCCCAGGAAGGAGGAATAACCACAGTTTTCTCCAGAAAAGGGACATTTCAGGAGCTGGTTGTGCTCTGCtttgcagagcagggaatgcAGGAGCCTGGCTGATGtcatgcagcagcagagccagcctgagGGGTACAGGGGGATCCCCCCAGCATGAAGCCAGGTCACCATGGCCCTGGGAGAACAGGGAAGCTGGAATGGCTCTGTCTCTTCCCGTTTCTGGTGGAGTCCTGAGGCTTTGtctggggcaggggcagcctgtgccccaccagc
Coding sequences:
- the CACNG3 gene encoding voltage-dependent calcium channel gamma-3 subunit isoform X2 gives rise to the protein MLVTTVGAFAAFSLMTIAVGTDYWLYSRGVCRTKSMSDNDTSRKNEEVMTHSGLWRTCCLEGTFRGVCKKIDHFPEDADYEQDTAEYLLRAVRASSIFPILSVGLLFFGGLCVAASEFYKSKHNVILSAGIFFVSAGLSNIIGIIVYISANAGDPGQSDSKKSYSYGWSFYFGALSFIIAEMVGVIAVHMYIEKHRQIRARSHSELLKRSAFTRLPPYRYRFRRRSSSRSTEPRSRDMSPISKGFSTIPSTDISMFTLSRDPSKVTMGTLLNSERDHGFLQVHNSIPKEFKESLHNNPANRRTTPV
- the CACNG3 gene encoding voltage-dependent calcium channel gamma-3 subunit isoform X1; the protein is MRMCDRGVQMLVTTVGAFAAFSLMTIAVGTDYWLYSRGVCRTKSMSDNDTSRKNEEVMTHSGLWRTCCLEGTFRGVCKKIDHFPEDADYEQDTAEYLLRAVRASSIFPILSVGLLFFGGLCVAASEFYKSKHNVILSAGIFFVSAGLSNIIGIIVYISANAGDPGQSDSKKSYSYGWSFYFGALSFIIAEMVGVIAVHMYIEKHRQIRARSHSELLKRSAFTRLPPYRYRFRRRSSSRSTEPRSRDMSPISKGFSTIPSTDISMFTLSRDPSKVTMGTLLNSERDHGFLQVHNSIPKEFKESLHNNPANRRTTPV